A genomic region of Leptospira bourretii contains the following coding sequences:
- a CDS encoding TIGR04454 family lipoprotein, whose translation MKKSLILALALGLFLANCKSKVYTQEECESALASTFAQIEEEAKKNPAAAPVLAGLQQGKQKMIDQCMEGKFDPNCLKNAPGFAGIMGCVKK comes from the coding sequence ATGAAAAAATCCCTCATCCTGGCGCTCGCTCTCGGGCTTTTTTTGGCTAATTGTAAATCCAAAGTGTATACCCAAGAAGAGTGTGAGTCTGCTCTCGCTAGCACATTCGCTCAAATTGAAGAAGAAGCTAAAAAGAATCCAGCAGCAGCACCAGTCCTCGCAGGATTACAACAAGGTAAACAAAAAATGATCGACCAGTGTATGGAAGGAAAATTTGATCCTAACTGTTTGAAAAATGCACCAGGTTTTGCTGGCATTATGGGTTGTGTAAAAAAATAA
- a CDS encoding VOC family protein, translated as MIHHIAIGTPNPSNLAEFYLQIPGAKKLQEFLYETGAVRSVWIDFGSIILMLEEGEKKSPRALVFQWEETKRSEWIQFLNQVKIQNQTDYTVYFLDNESNLLGVSQYPEKLRLD; from the coding sequence ATGATCCACCACATTGCCATCGGAACACCGAACCCTTCCAATTTAGCAGAGTTTTACCTCCAAATTCCAGGAGCAAAGAAATTACAGGAATTCCTTTATGAAACGGGAGCCGTACGTTCCGTTTGGATCGATTTTGGATCCATCATTTTGATGTTAGAAGAAGGTGAAAAAAAGTCCCCTCGTGCTCTTGTTTTCCAATGGGAGGAAACCAAAAGATCTGAGTGGATTCAGTTTTTAAACCAAGTCAAAATCCAGAACCAAACAGATTATACTGTATACTTTTTGGATAATGAATCCAATCTATTAGGAGTAAGCCAATATCCAGAAAAACTCCGTCTTGATTAG
- a CDS encoding methyl-accepting chemotaxis protein has protein sequence MSIKQKLALGSSIITLFSLGVILTLISYVIYKNAKENALENISILADKISLDVSDYLSAPLGEAYLLKQILQEPNILDRDRVFKILNVMTASNESILGTYVVFEPNAFDGKDTNYRNSKYHDSSGRMIPYSVKSNGKIIIEPVVGFDLPESDFYQLPKKNRKVELIPPFDYKVDGKDVTMISLVYPVLRNQTFLGIAGADLSLETIRTYLQNLKILEGTVKITLVASNGYVLFNGLHPEGNETQWKDSEDVNVNLAISSKQKQSYSDSEYFHISLPIQLVENTAPWALRVSYPQGKITNEIQFIFWIALALGIIGILFSTLANIIIFRKLVDSRLQTLIAFTKEAASGNLTKEINDDHKDEIGHLVEAVGSMTESIRHILSVAQTSGSDLTETSKFMENTIIELSDLAQSQAASSEEASATVEELNASSETINTNVEQAVNNSKSIHNSLHAIQTLVQNITKEVESFGEIAVIANQKAEEGRNMAGLTSKAIEEIQEKSLAITEFSDVISNISEKTSLLALNAAIEAARAGESGRGFAVVAEEISKLASQAAESVSQINTLSGEALDSIQNGGTQVSNLIDLLREIIKEVSVIFEKAKDIVPLIQDQKSKTDQIYAEIEEITSLVESIQQSTEEQKRATFELSNMTINISNGSQILSEQSETMSNNSIRMTGISSKLSEILLKFNL, from the coding sequence ATGAGCATCAAACAAAAGTTAGCCCTAGGTTCATCCATCATTACCCTTTTTTCATTAGGTGTAATCCTCACTTTAATCTCTTATGTCATATACAAAAATGCCAAAGAAAATGCTTTGGAGAATATTTCAATCCTTGCAGATAAAATTTCCCTCGATGTCAGTGACTATCTCTCGGCACCACTGGGTGAAGCTTACTTACTCAAACAAATTCTACAAGAACCAAATATCTTAGACCGCGATCGTGTATTCAAAATTTTGAATGTGATGACGGCTTCAAATGAATCCATTCTCGGTACATATGTAGTATTCGAACCAAATGCCTTTGATGGCAAAGATACAAACTATCGAAATTCAAAATATCATGATTCTTCAGGCCGAATGATTCCCTATTCTGTGAAATCCAACGGGAAAATCATCATTGAACCTGTAGTTGGATTTGATCTTCCTGAATCCGACTTCTACCAACTTCCCAAAAAAAATCGGAAGGTAGAACTCATTCCTCCCTTTGATTATAAAGTAGATGGAAAAGATGTAACAATGATCTCCCTTGTATATCCAGTGTTACGAAACCAAACCTTCTTAGGAATTGCAGGGGCTGACCTTTCTTTAGAAACCATACGAACCTATCTTCAAAATTTAAAAATTCTAGAAGGCACTGTAAAAATCACTCTTGTGGCAAGTAATGGATATGTACTTTTTAATGGACTCCATCCAGAAGGTAATGAAACACAATGGAAAGATTCAGAAGATGTTAATGTAAACCTTGCGATTTCTTCCAAACAGAAACAAAGTTATTCAGATTCCGAATACTTTCATATTAGTTTACCCATCCAACTTGTTGAAAATACAGCTCCTTGGGCTCTGCGTGTTTCTTATCCTCAAGGAAAAATCACAAACGAAATCCAATTTATTTTTTGGATCGCATTGGCACTTGGAATTATTGGAATTTTATTTTCTACTTTGGCAAATATCATTATCTTCCGCAAACTGGTTGATAGCCGACTACAAACTTTGATCGCCTTCACAAAAGAGGCAGCCAGCGGGAACCTAACCAAAGAAATAAATGACGATCATAAAGACGAAATTGGTCATTTAGTGGAAGCAGTCGGTTCGATGACTGAAAGCATTCGACATATCTTAAGTGTAGCACAAACTTCAGGATCAGATCTAACAGAAACATCCAAATTTATGGAAAACACCATCATTGAACTATCTGATTTGGCACAAAGCCAAGCTGCCTCTTCAGAAGAAGCCAGTGCCACAGTTGAAGAATTAAACGCATCTTCTGAAACAATCAATACGAACGTAGAACAAGCAGTAAACAATTCCAAATCCATTCACAATTCACTACATGCCATCCAGACTCTCGTTCAAAATATCACAAAAGAAGTGGAATCATTTGGAGAAATTGCAGTCATCGCAAATCAAAAGGCGGAAGAAGGACGGAATATGGCAGGCCTCACATCCAAAGCCATTGAAGAAATCCAAGAAAAATCTTTGGCCATCACTGAATTTTCAGATGTCATCTCCAATATTTCCGAGAAGACAAGCTTACTTGCGTTAAATGCAGCTATTGAAGCGGCCCGGGCTGGGGAATCAGGCCGAGGATTTGCCGTGGTGGCGGAAGAAATTTCAAAACTGGCTTCTCAGGCGGCCGAGTCAGTTTCACAAATCAATACGTTATCTGGAGAGGCTTTGGATTCCATTCAAAACGGTGGGACTCAAGTCTCAAACCTCATCGACTTGTTACGGGAGATCATCAAAGAAGTTTCTGTGATTTTCGAAAAAGCAAAGGATATTGTTCCTCTCATTCAAGACCAAAAATCCAAAACAGACCAAATTTATGCCGAAATCGAAGAGATTACTTCTCTAGTAGAATCCATCCAACAGTCTACGGAAGAACAAAAAAGAGCCACCTTCGAACTTTCCAACATGACCATCAATATTTCCAACGGGTCCCAAATTCTATCGGAACAATCGGAAACCATGTCAAACAACTCGATTCGCATGACAGGGATTAGCTCTAAATTGTCAGAAATATTATTAAAATTTAACCTATAA
- a CDS encoding M61 family metallopeptidase — translation MAKEEPEKTLDKPDQSNSLQLDFEVSIFDLFKHYFQVRLRVKTDQSELIFCLPSWTPGSYMIRDYGTHLHKFEVRNSRTNEPVLWEMVDLHRWKLKNLPQEFEITYIIYAFEDFTVRTNYLETEFGFINPPALFLYPEGNLEKPSSVIFQVSEFFPYVYSSLTRDPEDPFRFRAENFDELFDSPFHLSKKNSVFFTAGTTKHELLVEGDVSFDFKAKLADDLKRITETQIEWMMESPNPYYLFVLNLSLPAYGGLEHRASSINYFNPELITDEEEYKRLLELLSHEYFHLWNIKRIRPIALGPFDYQKPNLTRELWIAEGFTSFYDVYFLFHSGFLSKEEYISKLQSDIFALEDNDADSWMSLEESSFTAWTKYYKRNGNSHNITVSYYTKGGVLALCMNLFLLQESKEKKTIRHVFHKLNEVFVKTKQRGFTKQEFFDTVKDVTGVDLKTEFNEYLEYPKPIPVDLYLDIIGIRRIQTDLVGDTGFKTKEKNGNLYIQKLLHKSDMDSLNLMLDDEILAINGKRATQTTLQNLEKNLRPGEKFHVILSRAGKIKESMITASGYYKTRKFVFAEDCTDDRKELREFFLRNIV, via the coding sequence ATGGCAAAAGAAGAACCAGAAAAAACTTTAGACAAACCCGACCAGTCTAACTCCCTTCAGTTGGATTTTGAAGTTTCCATTTTTGACCTCTTCAAACACTATTTTCAAGTTCGGCTCCGAGTCAAAACGGACCAATCGGAATTAATCTTTTGTTTGCCTAGTTGGACCCCCGGTTCTTATATGATTCGGGACTACGGGACTCACCTCCATAAATTTGAAGTTAGGAATTCAAGAACAAATGAACCTGTTCTTTGGGAGATGGTAGACCTCCATAGATGGAAATTAAAAAACCTCCCGCAAGAATTCGAAATCACATACATCATCTATGCTTTTGAAGATTTTACTGTAAGGACAAATTATTTAGAAACCGAATTTGGATTCATCAACCCACCAGCTTTGTTTTTATATCCAGAAGGAAATTTAGAAAAACCTAGTTCCGTAATCTTCCAAGTTTCAGAATTTTTCCCTTATGTGTATTCTAGTTTAACTCGTGATCCTGAAGATCCTTTTCGATTCCGGGCAGAAAATTTTGATGAATTGTTTGATTCACCATTCCACCTGAGTAAAAAAAATTCAGTATTCTTTACAGCAGGCACCACCAAACACGAATTATTGGTAGAGGGGGACGTCAGTTTCGATTTCAAAGCCAAATTAGCCGATGACTTAAAACGAATTACAGAAACACAAATTGAATGGATGATGGAAAGCCCAAATCCATATTATCTTTTTGTATTAAACTTAAGTTTGCCTGCTTATGGAGGTCTGGAACATAGAGCATCCAGCATCAATTATTTTAATCCCGAACTGATCACCGATGAAGAAGAGTATAAAAGACTACTAGAACTTTTGTCCCACGAATACTTTCATCTTTGGAATATCAAACGAATTCGGCCCATTGCCCTTGGCCCCTTTGATTATCAAAAACCCAACCTCACTCGTGAGTTGTGGATTGCCGAAGGGTTTACAAGTTTTTATGACGTTTATTTTCTTTTCCATTCAGGATTTCTTTCTAAGGAAGAATATATTTCTAAACTCCAATCGGATATTTTTGCTTTGGAAGACAACGACGCAGATTCTTGGATGAGTTTAGAAGAATCATCTTTCACAGCATGGACAAAGTATTACAAACGAAATGGGAATAGCCATAACATCACAGTCTCTTATTACACAAAGGGTGGTGTCCTTGCCTTATGTATGAATCTTTTTTTATTGCAAGAATCCAAAGAAAAGAAAACCATCCGTCATGTTTTCCATAAACTCAATGAAGTATTTGTCAAAACGAAACAGAGAGGCTTCACCAAACAAGAGTTTTTTGACACAGTAAAAGATGTAACAGGAGTGGATTTAAAAACAGAATTTAACGAATATTTGGAATATCCAAAACCAATTCCAGTCGATCTGTATTTGGACATCATTGGAATACGAAGAATTCAGACTGATCTTGTTGGAGACACAGGATTCAAAACCAAAGAAAAAAATGGGAATTTATACATTCAGAAACTCCTCCACAAATCAGATATGGACTCGCTGAATCTAATGTTAGATGATGAAATCCTTGCCATCAATGGGAAAAGGGCAACACAAACCACCCTGCAAAACTTGGAAAAAAATCTACGGCCTGGAGAAAAATTTCATGTCATCCTTTCCCGCGCAGGGAAAATCAAAGAATCTATGATCACAGCTTCCGGATATTATAAAACCAGAAAATTTGTGTTCGCAGAAGACTGCACGGATGACAGAAAAGAACTAAGAGAATTTTTCTTAAGGAATATTGTTTAA
- a CDS encoding magnesium transporter CorA family protein codes for MPALFNYILTPSSKEEVLLDRPLPLSHRHPKHWIHITAENEEKLMFLFQKHDIHQLTIEDILNPSSRIKLEIFPNYIFFVFRGFHFERNQLTQKNFNFILTPNQIISLTLDYRDSIGDIIDQWKVNNKILARGYEFVVHKILDIETDHTLAITQKIEERIEHFEDQIFGNSKSLDISNVYSLRASLLSIKKGMLQNEEVLEDLEKIKNSFFSDEADAFFRDVRDHSLRILELVDSNIESISSALEAHIAISTRKTNEIMKILTIMTAIMLPMSLVAGIYGMNFRHIPTLEWEYGFLTALGSMGFLGILMLLYFRIKRWY; via the coding sequence ATGCCCGCACTTTTTAATTATATTTTAACTCCTTCTAGTAAAGAAGAAGTACTTCTCGATAGGCCTCTTCCTCTCTCCCATAGACATCCCAAACATTGGATTCATATTACAGCAGAAAATGAAGAAAAACTTATGTTTCTCTTTCAGAAACATGATATCCATCAATTGACCATTGAAGATATTTTAAATCCATCCAGTCGGATCAAACTGGAGATTTTTCCCAACTATATTTTTTTTGTATTTCGTGGATTCCATTTTGAGAGGAACCAACTCACCCAAAAGAATTTTAACTTTATTTTAACCCCAAACCAAATCATTTCTTTGACCCTTGATTATCGAGATAGTATTGGCGATATCATTGACCAATGGAAAGTGAATAACAAAATTTTGGCTCGTGGCTATGAATTTGTCGTACACAAAATTTTAGATATTGAAACTGATCATACGTTAGCCATCACTCAAAAAATCGAAGAACGAATCGAACATTTTGAAGATCAAATTTTTGGTAATTCAAAATCATTAGATATCAGTAATGTTTATAGTTTGAGGGCAAGTCTTCTTTCGATCAAAAAAGGGATGTTACAAAACGAAGAAGTATTAGAAGACTTAGAAAAAATCAAAAATAGTTTTTTTAGCGATGAAGCCGATGCTTTTTTTCGGGATGTGCGAGACCACTCATTACGCATTTTAGAACTTGTAGATAGTAACATTGAATCTATTTCCTCAGCACTTGAAGCCCATATTGCTATTTCTACTCGCAAAACCAATGAGATCATGAAGATACTCACCATCATGACTGCCATCATGTTACCGATGTCACTCGTTGCAGGAATTTACGGAATGAATTTCCGCCATATTCCTACTCTCGAATGGGAATATGGGTTTCTTACCGCACTGGGATCAATGGGGTTTTTAGGAATTCTAATGTTACTTTATTTTCGAATCAAACGTTGGTATTAA
- a CDS encoding SDR family NAD(P)-dependent oxidoreductase — protein MEFKESIVLVTGGSGGIGREIVRTLVLAGFSVWNLDKVRPKSPILQETYREVDLAETPFVVERSLKKIIEESSGAGDLYGLVHNAGFGGPYHPITDVSIEEWESIFRINLNSLFLLSKFLLPIFQKQNFGRIVAIASSLSIVGSANSVAYSSSKHGLVGFIRSVADEWGKFGITANALSPGYVDTNMGIQEDQVSDHWAKIIDKTPVRRIAEPSEIARVVNFLLQKESGYISGSNWTVDGGLTAI, from the coding sequence ATGGAATTTAAGGAATCGATTGTACTCGTGACCGGTGGCAGTGGAGGGATTGGAAGAGAAATCGTTCGTACCCTTGTCCTTGCGGGGTTTTCTGTCTGGAATCTCGACAAGGTCAGGCCAAAATCTCCCATCCTCCAAGAGACTTACCGTGAAGTGGATTTAGCAGAAACTCCTTTTGTGGTGGAAAGAAGTCTCAAAAAAATCATAGAAGAGAGTTCTGGTGCTGGTGATCTTTATGGGCTCGTACACAATGCAGGATTTGGTGGACCCTATCACCCCATCACTGATGTCTCTATCGAAGAATGGGAGTCTATTTTCCGAATCAATTTAAATAGTTTATTTCTATTATCCAAGTTTCTTTTGCCAATCTTTCAAAAACAAAATTTTGGAAGGATTGTTGCGATCGCTTCTTCCTTATCCATAGTCGGTTCGGCCAATTCGGTTGCTTATTCTTCCTCCAAACATGGGTTAGTTGGATTTATCCGTTCGGTTGCTGATGAGTGGGGAAAGTTTGGAATCACTGCCAATGCCCTAAGTCCAGGATATGTCGATACAAATATGGGGATCCAAGAAGACCAAGTCAGCGATCATTGGGCTAAAATTATCGATAAAACACCTGTTAGGAGAATTGCGGAACCTTCGGAAATTGCCCGTGTGGTCAATTTCCTTCTTCAAAAAGAATCCGGTTATATCTCTGGATCCAATTGGACTGTCGATGGCGGACTCACCGCCATTTAA
- a CDS encoding SDR family oxidoreductase: MKQDAHVYIFGIGSGIGQGLHKRFLEDPSVALFGFSRKGSLDLSEFPDKDHGTFVLDAKNPNDLERFQVSLTSKYGSQTKIDATSLQNTNLVVYFALGDGVFGPIAGLEEKVLASHFQLNVHSLILLAKAFASHLPLFQNSTFVFLGSTAGKQGFPESVAYCASKHAVLGIARALREEWKPFGTKVVHVSLGAVATDIWDTRPQFDKNDMVSISDISEYLWSISHLPKSVFVDDLSITPRKGIL, from the coding sequence ATGAAGCAGGATGCCCATGTTTATATTTTTGGAATTGGTTCCGGAATTGGGCAAGGGCTTCACAAACGTTTTTTAGAAGATCCATCGGTTGCTCTTTTTGGTTTTTCTAGAAAGGGAAGTTTGGATCTTTCAGAATTTCCTGACAAGGATCATGGGACTTTTGTTTTGGATGCCAAAAATCCAAATGACTTAGAAAGATTTCAAGTATCCTTAACTTCTAAATATGGATCACAAACAAAGATAGACGCAACCTCTTTGCAGAATACAAATCTCGTTGTTTATTTTGCCTTGGGTGATGGGGTTTTTGGCCCAATTGCTGGTTTAGAAGAAAAGGTCCTTGCCTCGCATTTTCAATTGAATGTTCATTCTCTGATTTTACTTGCAAAGGCCTTTGCTTCCCATTTGCCTTTGTTTCAAAATTCTACCTTTGTATTTTTAGGATCCACTGCAGGAAAACAAGGATTCCCCGAATCCGTGGCCTATTGTGCTTCCAAACATGCGGTTCTTGGAATCGCTCGTGCTCTTCGGGAAGAGTGGAAACCGTTTGGAACGAAGGTGGTCCATGTAAGCCTTGGTGCCGTTGCCACGGATATTTGGGACACGAGACCCCAGTTTGACAAGAATGATATGGTTTCGATTTCGGACATTTCCGAGTATTTGTGGAGTATTTCCCACTTGCCTAAATCTGTCTTTGTAGATGACTTATCCATTACCCCAAGAAAAGGAATCTTATAG
- the mtnB gene encoding methylthioribulose 1-phosphate dehydratase, whose product MDSHPSLTELTKLSHTYYERQWMYATAGNLSARDGDNFWITASGKHKGELTDKDFVCVAVKDGSLVSANEGLKPSAETSIHQVAYSKMDDAGAALHVHTLDSNLLEFGIGKEEGFRDVPLPPIEIIKAFGIWDEKPNLKFPVFYNHTHVPTIASEIKRYFETKGKPQVPFLLIEGHGPTVWGKSVAEANKHLEAVHFLLQVMARRI is encoded by the coding sequence TTGGATTCTCACCCTTCCTTAACGGAACTGACCAAACTTTCCCATACCTATTATGAAAGGCAGTGGATGTATGCCACTGCTGGGAATCTCTCCGCTCGCGATGGAGATAATTTTTGGATCACGGCTTCTGGAAAACATAAGGGAGAACTCACAGACAAAGATTTTGTTTGTGTAGCCGTCAAAGATGGATCTTTGGTTTCTGCAAATGAAGGACTAAAACCCTCAGCAGAAACTAGCATCCATCAGGTGGCATATTCTAAAATGGACGATGCGGGGGCTGCCCTCCATGTCCATACTTTGGATTCTAATTTGTTAGAATTTGGAATTGGGAAAGAAGAAGGTTTTCGAGACGTCCCACTCCCTCCGATTGAAATCATCAAAGCCTTTGGGATTTGGGACGAAAAACCAAACCTCAAGTTTCCTGTTTTTTATAACCACACTCACGTTCCGACCATTGCTTCGGAAATCAAACGTTACTTTGAAACCAAAGGAAAACCGCAAGTTCCCTTTCTCCTCATTGAAGGACACGGTCCCACGGTTTGGGGAAAGTCTGTGGCAGAAGCAAACAAACATTTAGAAGCGGTACATTTTCTTTTGCAAGTGATGGCAAGACGGATATGA
- the efp gene encoding elongation factor P, giving the protein MNLGITEVKKGMILKIENELYSVVKTEFVNPGKGSAFIRTKLKNIVRDSSIERTFKAAEKLESVDLERRKMQYCYADGDQIIFMDVNDYEQIPVSKDYVEDILPFMKEETPVEVSFYNDKPIGVTPPNFAILEVTYAEDGLKGDTTGLALKRVTVETGGEVQVPIFIKQGDTVKIDLRDLTYVERVNK; this is encoded by the coding sequence ATGAACTTAGGCATTACAGAAGTAAAAAAAGGAATGATCCTCAAGATTGAAAACGAGCTTTATTCCGTCGTCAAAACCGAGTTTGTGAACCCAGGAAAGGGTTCTGCATTCATCCGTACCAAACTAAAAAACATTGTCCGTGATTCTTCCATTGAAAGAACCTTCAAAGCCGCTGAAAAATTAGAAAGTGTGGATTTGGAACGCCGTAAAATGCAGTACTGTTATGCAGACGGTGACCAAATCATTTTTATGGACGTCAACGATTACGAACAAATCCCAGTTTCTAAAGATTATGTGGAAGACATCCTTCCTTTTATGAAAGAAGAAACTCCAGTAGAAGTATCATTTTATAATGACAAACCAATTGGGGTCACACCTCCTAACTTTGCTATATTGGAAGTAACTTATGCAGAGGATGGTCTCAAAGGAGATACCACTGGTCTGGCACTCAAACGAGTGACAGTGGAAACTGGTGGAGAAGTCCAAGTTCCTATCTTTATCAAACAAGGGGACACTGTTAAAATTGACCTCCGAGATTTGACTTACGTGGAGCGCGTGAACAAATAG
- a CDS encoding KamA family radical SAM protein: MTWSDWKWQLQNRITTLADLEEKLTLTEEERESFAPALADFSFAVTPYYLKQIDKDNPHCPIRKQVIPRAGELKKNPNEVEDPLAEERYMPVKGVTHRYPDRAIWYISHVCAVYCRFCTRKRKVSDPEETPNRNEWEKALAYFRGHSELREIILSGGDPLTLSDSSLDYLLGELKSIPHLNQVRIHSRHPVTMPMRLTEELAAVFAKHFPLYMVTHFNHPNEITEETKMYVMRMIKTGHISIFNQSVLLSGINDDEKILSELNYKLISIGIKPYYLHQCDEVFGSSDFVVPIERGIEIYRKLRGYHSGITIPSYVKDLTGGGGKVLLSPDYLQKKTKDGYLFQNYLGDEYEVGH; the protein is encoded by the coding sequence ATGACTTGGTCCGATTGGAAATGGCAATTACAAAACCGAATCACTACTTTGGCTGATTTGGAAGAAAAACTGACTCTTACCGAAGAAGAGAGGGAAAGTTTTGCACCGGCCCTAGCCGATTTTAGTTTTGCTGTCACTCCTTATTATTTAAAACAAATCGATAAAGACAATCCCCATTGTCCGATCCGTAAACAGGTCATCCCTCGTGCGGGAGAATTGAAAAAAAATCCCAATGAAGTGGAAGACCCGCTCGCAGAAGAAAGATATATGCCCGTCAAAGGGGTGACCCACCGTTATCCTGACCGTGCCATCTGGTACATTTCGCATGTATGTGCCGTTTATTGCCGATTTTGTACAAGAAAAAGAAAAGTATCTGACCCAGAAGAAACTCCCAATCGAAACGAATGGGAAAAGGCTCTCGCATACTTTCGCGGACATTCGGAACTTCGTGAGATCATTTTGTCTGGCGGAGATCCCCTCACTCTTTCCGATTCTTCCCTTGATTATCTTTTAGGGGAATTAAAATCCATCCCTCACCTCAACCAAGTGAGGATTCACTCCCGCCACCCAGTCACCATGCCCATGCGATTGACTGAGGAACTTGCGGCTGTGTTTGCCAAACATTTCCCTCTGTATATGGTGACCCATTTCAATCATCCAAATGAAATCACAGAAGAAACTAAAATGTATGTTATGCGAATGATAAAAACGGGGCATATTTCGATTTTTAACCAATCGGTTTTGTTATCTGGAATCAACGATGACGAAAAAATTTTATCAGAACTGAACTATAAACTAATCTCCATCGGAATCAAACCTTATTACCTCCACCAATGTGATGAGGTGTTTGGGAGTTCCGATTTTGTTGTACCCATCGAACGAGGGATTGAAATCTATCGAAAATTGCGAGGTTACCATTCTGGAATCACAATCCCTAGTTATGTAAAAGACCTCACTGGGGGTGGCGGCAAAGTCCTTCTTTCTCCAGACTATCTACAAAAGAAAACAAAAGATGGGTATCTTTTCCAAAATTATTTAGGAGATGAATATGAAGTCGGCCATTAA
- the msrB gene encoding peptide-methionine (R)-S-oxide reductase MsrB — MNLSLLRGFLFFPLAFGLLFLSFCMETSSHTPKKPNDPALRKKLTDLQYRVTQEDETETPFQNEYWDNHKPGIYVDIVSKEPLFSSKDKFESGTGWPSFTKPLVKENVIEIQDNSYGMIRTEVRSKKANSHLGHVFDDGPAPTNKRYCMNSASMEFIPKDKLKERGYGSFLSEFTELEKNK, encoded by the coding sequence ATGAATCTCTCCCTCTTACGCGGTTTCCTTTTTTTCCCTTTGGCATTTGGTTTGTTGTTTCTTTCCTTTTGTATGGAAACTTCTTCTCACACTCCTAAAAAACCTAATGACCCAGCCCTAAGAAAAAAATTGACCGATTTACAATACCGAGTGACCCAAGAGGACGAAACAGAAACCCCCTTCCAGAATGAATATTGGGACAACCATAAGCCTGGCATCTATGTGGACATTGTTTCCAAAGAGCCACTGTTTAGTTCCAAGGATAAATTTGAATCGGGGACGGGCTGGCCCAGTTTTACAAAACCACTCGTAAAAGAAAACGTAATCGAAATACAAGACAATTCTTATGGGATGATTCGAACGGAAGTGCGATCTAAAAAGGCAAATTCTCATTTGGGCCATGTGTTTGATGATGGGCCAGCACCAACAAACAAACGCTATTGTATGAATTCGGCCTCTATGGAGTTTATTCCCAAAGACAAACTGAAAGAAAGAGGATACGGTTCTTTTCTTTCGGAGTTTACGGAACTAGAAAAAAACAAATAA